The following are encoded together in the Populus trichocarpa isolate Nisqually-1 chromosome 5, P.trichocarpa_v4.1, whole genome shotgun sequence genome:
- the LOC18099293 gene encoding acidic leucine-rich nuclear phosphoprotein 32-related protein: MDEIWERAVETALEGQTDKLAARTLTLDGAVKCIQGRLPAPSLFEKFVNLQHLSIANIGVSTLEQFPRLGNLEKLILSDNRISGGLEFLVEAGLDSLRDLDLSNNRIQYIEDLAPLAKLRLVSLDLYECPVTRLKDYRSRVFGLISSLKYLDKMDAEENERPESDDEEEDDDEEDEEDDPGSGEVDGEERPCMMNNGHSEVGEGIVDVDEEEESEADEEETETGREINGVSQNGFRVEVVDRDEEGEGGDDDDGDESGEEEIDEDDDEDDDEDDDVVEVHEIGDDSDENDDGVEYEEEDDDDGEDGEGEEDEEEVDNDEGDLGEPESTGRLTSTEGEIDGHEQGEDVGEEDDNGETGEEEQGVEVDGEFDDEEDGEEEDEDSEAGYLVQPVGQAEVLEAGGIDVEPGNEEDDPEGEEEVDDDEELQVLPSSSHLKRKRDEDEDDDGEDDDDDVVEYTTKSSKKHL, translated from the exons atggaTGAGATCTGGGAAAGAGCAGTGGAGACAGCATTAGAGGGGCAAACAGATAAGTTAGCGGCAAGAACCCTAACCCTAGACGGTGCGGTTAAGTGTATACAAGGAAGATTACCAGCACCAAGTTTATTCGAAAAATTCGTGAATCTTCAACATCTATCTATAGCGAACATTGGTGTTTCAACGTTAGAGCAATTTCCTCGCCTTGGAAATCTTGAGAAACTAATTTTATCGGATAATAGAATCTCCGGTGGCTTAGAATTTCTTGTAGAAGCTGGACTCGATTCGCTTCGGGATTTAGATTTGTCCAATAATAGGATTCAGTATATCGAGGATCTAGCTCCTTTGGCCAAGCTAAGGTTGGTTTCGCTTGATTTGTACGAGTGTCCTGTTACGAGACTCAAGGATTATCGGTCTAGGGTTTTTGGTTTGATTAGTTCGTTGAAGTATTTGGATAAAATGGATGCTGAGGAGAATGAGAGACCGGAGTCGGATGACGAggaggaagatgatgatgaagaggatGAGGAGGATGACCCAGGGAGTGGTGAGGTTGATGGGGAGGAAAGGCCGTGTATGATGAATAACGGGCACAGTGAAGTTGGGGAAGGGATTGTTGATGTGGATGAGGAAGAGGAGAGTGAGGCGGATGAGGAGGAGACAGAGACGGGGAGAGAGATTAATGGGGTTAGTCAAAATGGGTTTCGAGTTGAGGTTGTGGACAGGGATGAGGAAGGGGAGGGgggggatgatgatgatggggaTGAGTCCGGGGAAGAAGAGATTGATGAGGATGATGACGAAGATGATGACGAAGATGATGATGTGGTGGAAGTGCATGAGATTGGTGATGATAGTGATGAAAATGATGATGGGGTGGAGTATGAGGAGGAGGATGATGATGACGGCGAGGATGGGGAGGGGGAAGAGGATGAGGAGGAGGTGGATAACGATGAAGGGGATCTTGGGGAGCCAGAGAGTACAGGAAGGTTAACGAGTACAGAAGGAGAGATTGATGGGCATGAGCAAGGGGAGGATGTTGGTGAGGAGGATGACAATGGGGAGACTGGTGAGGAGGAGCAAGGTGTCGAGGTTGATGGagagtttgatgatgaggaagatGGTGAGGAGGAG GATGAAGACTCCGAGGCAGGGTACTTGGTTCAACCAGTGGGGCAGGCTGAAGTTCTTGAAGCTGGAGGTATTGATGTGGAGCCAGGGAATGAAGAAGATGATCCTGAAGgggaggaagaagttgatgatgaCGAAGAGTTGCAGGTGCTACCATCATCCTCACACCTTAAGAGGAAGAGAGATGAAGACGAGGATGATGATggtgaggatgatgatgatgatgttgttgAGTATACGACGAAGTCATCGAAGAAGCACCTTTAG
- the LOC18099297 gene encoding uncharacterized protein LOC18099297: protein MKVDVSLPTTTAPTVKKETSDSGLFGKVRYKFWALAAILLLAFWSMFTGTVTLRWSAGNLNSLADDIDTPIRDDRDVLEMEEREKAVKHMWDIYTNSRRIRLPKFWQEAFEAAYEELTSDAPDVKEAAITEIAKMSIRSIDLDPLPVQSTRARELSKSLKVAEKDGAAMTS, encoded by the exons ATGAAGGTTGATGTTTCTCTTCCAACGACAACAGCACCCACCGTGAAAAAAGAAACCTCCGATTCTGGTCTATTCGGCAAAGTCCGTTACAAGTTCTGGGCTTTGGCAGCAATTTTACTATTAGCATTCTGGTCGATGTTCACCGGCACCGTCACTCTCCGTTGGTCCGCTGGCAATCTCAATAGCCTCGCCGACGACATCGACACTCCCATTCGCGACGATCGCGACGTCCTA GAAATGGAGGAGCGAGAAAAGGCAGTGAAGCATATGTGGGATATATATACGAATAGCCGTCGGATCAGATTACCAAAATTCTGGCAAGAGGCATTTGAGGCTGCTTATGAAGAGTTAACTAGTGATGCACCTGATGTTAAAGAGGCTGCTATTACTGAGATCGCTAAGATGTCTATTCGGTCTATTGATCTTGATCCGCTTCCGGTGCAATCTACG AGAGCTCGAGAATTAAGCAAGAGCCTGAAGGTAGCAGAAAAGGATGGAGCTGCAATGACTTCATAA